A stretch of DNA from Desulfosarcina ovata subsp. ovata:
CCCATTTTCGATTGCCCTGCGGATCTCCGGATCGCCGATAATCAGATCCATGGGCAGGCGTTCGTATTCGTATTCATAGGGCGGCTGTTTATAGCCGAAGCATTTTTCATACATTTGAAAAATGGCCTGATAAATGGCCAGCGACAGGGTGTAGGGACGGTAGGCCTCAGGGTCGGTGACATGGATCTGAAACCCCTGGCACAACTGACCGGCCCATTTGTTGGATGTGGGCTCGAAGGCCACCGGTCTGAGTGCCGCGCCGGATCGATACTCCTTATCGATCTTTTCCAAGAGGGCGTCCGGTTCGATAAAGGGGGCGCCGAAAAGCTCGAACGGCTGGGTCGTGCCCCTGCCTTCGGAGATGTTCGTAGCCTCCCAGAGCACCTGACCGGGGTAAACCAGGGTCGAGGCCGGGGTGGGCAGATTGGGCGACGGGGCCACCCAGGGCAGACCGGTCTGCTCGTAGGTCATGTTTCTGTTCCATCCCCGCATGGCCACCACCTCGAGTTCACAGCCGATTTTAAATTGCGTGTTGAACAGGAGGGCCAGCTCACCGATGGTGAGACCATGGCGCATGGGAATCGGATAGCGTCCCACGAACGAGGCGCATTCCGGTTTGAGCAGGTTGCCCTCCATGCGGCCTCCGATGGGATTGGGGCGGTCCAGGACGACGATTCGCTTGCCCAGTTGCCTGGCGGCTTCCATGCAGTGGGAGAGGGTGTAGATGAACGTATAGACCCGCGTGCCCACATCCTGCAGATCGACCAGCAGGGTGTCGATGGGATCCAGCATGGCCGGCGTCGGAATACGGGTCTCCCCGTAAAGGGAAAATATCGGCAGCCCGGTTGCCGGATCCAGCCGGTCTCCCGATTCGATCATGTTGTCCTGCTTCTCGGCAAAAAAACCATGCTGCGGGGAATAGAGCGCCGTAAGCTGACCCGGCACGGCGCTGGCAATGCGATGGCGGGCATGCACCAGCCGGAAATCCACCGACGCAGGATTGCATAGCAGGCCCAGCCGCTGCCCCTTGACCCATGATTGCGGAGACTCAAGAAATACCTCGAGTCCTGTTTTAACCGTTACCATCTATATTTTTCCTTACTTTGACAATTGGGGTTGCTGTCGTGACCGGCCCGTTGAAAATGAGATTCCTTTAGCATAGCTGCCGACGTCACGAAAGCCGAAACCCCGACCTTCCGGCAAACTCCTTGACACGGCCGTTTTTAAAAAATATGTATCACACTTCCTTGTCGGGCGCTTCCGACAACTGGCCGTCCTTCCTGACATCCTCCGGCAGGTATCAGCATCGTGAAGACGGCACTGTTCAACGCGAATGCAAAGGACCTGTATCGATTGAAACTGGAACTCAGCGGCATTGTTATTATCGTTGGTGCGTATGGTAGTGGAAAAACCGAGGTGGCCGTCAATCTCGCCGTTCACATGAATGCCCGGGGAACGCCGGTCC
This window harbors:
- a CDS encoding exo-beta-N-acetylmuramidase NamZ domain-containing protein translates to MVTVKTGLEVFLESPQSWVKGQRLGLLCNPASVDFRLVHARHRIASAVPGQLTALYSPQHGFFAEKQDNMIESGDRLDPATGLPIFSLYGETRIPTPAMLDPIDTLLVDLQDVGTRVYTFIYTLSHCMEAARQLGKRIVVLDRPNPIGGRMEGNLLKPECASFVGRYPIPMRHGLTIGELALLFNTQFKIGCELEVVAMRGWNRNMTYEQTGLPWVAPSPNLPTPASTLVYPGQVLWEATNISEGRGTTQPFELFGAPFIEPDALLEKIDKEYRSGAALRPVAFEPTSNKWAGQLCQGFQIHVTDPEAYRPYTLSLAIYQAIFQMYEKCFGYKQPPYEYEYERLPMDLIIGDPEIRRAIENGVPLCTLAQAWSSALSTYRRQAERIGLYETD